A single region of the Triticum dicoccoides isolate Atlit2015 ecotype Zavitan chromosome 2B, WEW_v2.0, whole genome shotgun sequence genome encodes:
- the LOC119363406 gene encoding histone H2A.4 → MAGRGKAIGAGAAKKATSRSSKAGLQFPVGRIARFLKAGKYAERVGAGAPVYLAAVLEYLAAEVLELAGNAARDNKKTRIVPRHIQLAVRNDEELTKLLGGATIASGGVMPNIHQHLLPKKASSSKASTVDDDDN, encoded by the exons ATGGCCGGTCGTGGGAAGGCAATCGGCGCCGGCGCGGCCAAGAAGGCGACGTCCAGGAGCTCCAAGGCTGGGCTGCAGTTCCCCGTGGGAAGGATCGCAAGGTTCCTCAAGGCCGGCAAGTACGCCGAGCGCGTCGGCGCCGGCGCCCCCGTCTACCTCGCCGCCGTCCTTGAGTACCTCGCCGCTGAG GTCTTGGAGCTGGCCGGAAACGCCGCCAGGGACAACAAGAAGACACGTATCGTGCCCCGCCACATCCAGCTCGCCGTGCGCAATGACGAGGAGCTGACCAAGTTGCTTGGCGGCGCCACCATCGCCAGCGGCGGTGTGATGCCCAACATCCACcagcacctcctccccaagaaggcctcttcctccaaggcgtccaccgtcgatgacgacgacAACTGA